In a genomic window of Saccharothrix sp. HUAS TT1:
- a CDS encoding Pr6Pr family membrane protein, protein MSTATAHRSTAWHTGSRVWHGVLAAVIAASLITQLALISTGGADVNAGHAEAQVAVGVRFVRLFSYFTIQSNLFVLVVAITLALDPARDGRAWRVARLDALLGITITGLVFALLLAPLVHPVGPAWWVNLGFHRLAPVLTVLGWLLFGPRPRVDRSTAAWALLGWPVLWIAYTFIHGAITDWYPYPFLDVTELGFSTALRNTLFVVLAAAVIAWLVAIADAKLRPKPGASPTEAGEAPRRSNDQEA, encoded by the coding sequence ATGAGCACCGCGACCGCACACCGCTCCACCGCCTGGCACACCGGCTCACGCGTGTGGCACGGCGTGCTGGCCGCGGTGATCGCCGCGTCGCTGATCACCCAGTTGGCGCTGATCTCCACCGGCGGGGCGGACGTCAACGCCGGGCACGCCGAAGCGCAGGTGGCGGTCGGCGTCCGGTTCGTCCGCCTGTTCAGCTACTTCACCATCCAGAGCAACCTGTTCGTCCTGGTCGTGGCGATCACCCTGGCGCTGGACCCCGCCCGCGACGGCCGCGCCTGGCGGGTGGCGCGGCTGGACGCCCTGCTCGGCATCACCATCACCGGCCTGGTGTTCGCGCTCCTGCTCGCACCGCTGGTCCACCCGGTCGGCCCGGCCTGGTGGGTGAACCTCGGCTTCCACCGCCTGGCCCCGGTGCTGACCGTGCTCGGCTGGCTGCTGTTCGGCCCCCGGCCGCGCGTCGACCGGTCGACCGCCGCCTGGGCGCTGCTCGGCTGGCCCGTGCTGTGGATCGCCTACACGTTCATCCACGGCGCGATCACCGACTGGTACCCCTACCCCTTCCTGGACGTCACCGAACTGGGCTTCAGCACGGCCCTGCGCAACACGCTGTTCGTGGTGCTGGCCGCCGCCGTCATCGCCTGGCTGGTGGCGATCGCGGACGCGAAGCTCCGCCCGAAGCCGGGCGCCTCCCCCACCGAGGCGGGGGAGGCGCCCAGGCGGTCGAACGATCAGGAGGCGTAG
- a CDS encoding PhoH family protein — MVDTSVLLSDPLATTRFAEHEVVLPLVVISELEGKRHHPELGWFAREALRLLDDLRSRHGRLDRPVPIGEHGGTLRVELNHSDPEVLPAGFRTDSNDARILACALNLAAEGDTVTLVTKDMPLRVKAGAVGLAAEEYRAHDVTLSGYSGMSDLDVDQSVVDALYRESVIDPALFDLAHVAELPCHSGLRLLAGTSSALGRVTPDKRLRLVRGDREAFGLHGRSAEQRVALDLLLDTEVGIVSLGGRAGTGKSALALCAGLEAVMERRQHRKVVVFRPLYAVGGQELGYLPGSESEKMQPWAQAVFDTLGALVSQDVVEEVMDRGMLEVMPLTHIRGRSLHDSFVIVDEAQSLERNVLLTVLSRLGSNSRVVLTHDVAQRDNLRVGRHDGVAAVIEKLKGHPLFAHVTLTRSERSPIAALVTEMLEDYAS; from the coding sequence GTGGTGGACACGTCCGTGCTGCTCTCCGACCCACTGGCCACCACGCGGTTCGCCGAGCACGAGGTCGTGCTGCCGCTCGTGGTGATCAGCGAGCTGGAGGGCAAGCGGCACCACCCCGAGCTGGGTTGGTTCGCCCGGGAGGCGTTGCGCCTGCTCGACGACCTGCGATCGCGCCACGGCCGGTTGGACCGCCCGGTGCCGATCGGGGAGCACGGCGGCACGTTGCGCGTCGAGCTCAACCACTCCGACCCGGAGGTGCTGCCCGCGGGTTTCCGCACGGACTCCAACGACGCCCGGATACTGGCCTGCGCGCTGAACCTCGCGGCCGAGGGCGACACCGTCACGCTGGTCACGAAGGACATGCCGCTGCGCGTCAAGGCGGGCGCGGTCGGGCTCGCCGCCGAGGAGTACCGGGCGCACGACGTCACGCTGTCCGGGTACTCGGGGATGTCCGACCTGGACGTCGACCAGTCCGTGGTGGACGCCCTGTACCGGGAGAGCGTGATCGACCCGGCGCTGTTCGACCTGGCGCACGTCGCCGAGCTGCCCTGCCACAGCGGGTTGCGGCTGCTGGCGGGCACGTCGAGCGCGCTGGGCCGGGTCACGCCGGACAAGCGGCTGCGGTTGGTGCGCGGTGACCGGGAGGCGTTCGGGCTGCACGGCCGGTCGGCCGAGCAGCGGGTGGCGCTGGACCTGCTGCTGGACACCGAGGTCGGCATCGTCTCGCTGGGCGGACGGGCCGGCACCGGGAAGTCGGCGCTCGCGCTGTGCGCGGGTCTGGAAGCGGTCATGGAACGCCGCCAGCACCGCAAGGTGGTGGTCTTCCGCCCGCTGTACGCGGTGGGCGGCCAGGAGCTGGGCTACCTGCCCGGTTCCGAGAGCGAGAAGATGCAGCCGTGGGCGCAGGCGGTGTTCGACACGCTCGGCGCGCTGGTCAGCCAGGACGTGGTCGAGGAGGTCATGGACCGCGGCATGCTGGAGGTCATGCCGCTGACCCACATCCGCGGCCGGTCGCTGCACGACTCGTTCGTGATCGTGGACGAGGCGCAGTCGTTGGAGCGCAACGTGCTGCTGACCGTGCTGTCCCGGTTGGGCTCCAACTCGCGGGTGGTGCTGACGCACGACGTCGCGCAGCGCGACAACCTGCGGGTCGGGCGGCACGACGGGGTGGCGGCGGTGATCGAGAAGCTGAAGGGCCACCCGCTGTTCGCGCACGTCACGCTGACGCGGTCGGAGCGCTCGCCGATCGCCGCGCTGGTCACCGAGATGCTGGAGGACTACGCCTCCTGA
- a CDS encoding DUF885 domain-containing protein — protein sequence MDGDRIVREYLLLGLRLDKLSPGLVDSFTGDPALRRAVDREPRPHPTALARQASLLRRELPGAGLAPERERFLEAHLVAVETTARKLAGVRVGFVDEVRAYFQVDIAPGHPDTYRRAHARLDELLPGPGTLRERLADHRALDEVPPRRLKGTVHALSSALRDRVRQRFELPAEEVVEYEVVTDKPWSGFNYYLGGFRSRVAVNADLGHRMSNLPHLVAHESYPGHHTEHCRKEVGLVGKRGHAEQALFLINTPQCLMAEGMAELGLHAVVGAGWGRWAEEVVADLGLRMDGELSERVEAALSGLLTVRQDAALMLHDRRAHPDDVVDFLCRWLLVPERRARHMLRFLGDPLWRAYTTTYVEGVRLVRAWLDLRAHTDTMSDRYLRLLDEPLVPAVLAEEVAAGVPWLSRDPG from the coding sequence GTGGACGGCGACCGGATCGTGCGGGAGTACCTGTTGCTCGGGCTGCGGCTGGACAAGCTGTCCCCGGGCCTGGTCGACTCGTTCACCGGCGACCCCGCGCTGCGCCGCGCCGTGGACCGCGAACCGAGGCCGCACCCGACCGCGCTGGCCCGCCAGGCGTCGCTGCTGCGCCGCGAGCTGCCGGGCGCCGGCCTGGCGCCGGAGCGCGAGCGGTTCCTGGAGGCCCACCTGGTCGCCGTCGAGACGACCGCGCGCAAGCTCGCCGGCGTGCGCGTCGGCTTCGTGGACGAGGTCCGGGCCTACTTCCAGGTCGACATCGCCCCCGGCCACCCCGACACCTACCGCCGCGCGCACGCCCGCCTGGACGAGCTGCTGCCCGGCCCCGGCACGCTGCGCGAACGGCTCGCCGACCACCGCGCGCTGGACGAGGTGCCGCCGCGCCGCCTCAAGGGCACCGTGCACGCCCTGTCCAGCGCGCTGCGCGACCGCGTCCGGCAGCGGTTCGAGCTGCCCGCCGAGGAGGTGGTGGAGTACGAGGTCGTCACCGACAAGCCGTGGAGCGGCTTCAACTACTACCTGGGCGGCTTCCGGTCGCGGGTGGCGGTCAACGCCGACCTCGGCCACCGGATGTCGAACCTGCCGCACCTGGTCGCGCACGAGTCCTACCCCGGCCACCACACCGAGCACTGCCGCAAGGAGGTGGGCCTGGTCGGCAAGCGCGGGCATGCCGAGCAGGCGCTGTTCCTGATCAACACGCCGCAGTGCCTGATGGCCGAGGGCATGGCCGAGCTGGGCCTGCACGCCGTGGTCGGCGCGGGTTGGGGCCGCTGGGCGGAGGAGGTGGTGGCCGACCTCGGCCTGCGGATGGACGGCGAGCTGTCCGAGCGCGTCGAGGCCGCGCTGTCCGGGCTGCTCACCGTGCGTCAGGACGCCGCCTTGATGCTGCACGACCGGCGTGCCCACCCGGATGACGTGGTGGACTTCCTGTGCCGCTGGCTGCTGGTCCCCGAACGCCGCGCCCGTCACATGCTGCGTTTCCTCGGTGACCCTCTGTGGCGGGCGTACACGACGACGTACGTGGAGGGTGTGCGACTGGTCCGCGCGTGGCTCGACCTGCGTGCGCACACCGACACCATGAGTGACCGCTACCTGCGGTTGCTCGACGAACCGCTGGTGCCGGCGGTGTTGGCGGAAGAGGTCGCGGCGGGGGTGCCCTGGCTGTCCCGCGACCCCGGGTGA